A genome region from Chengkuizengella sp. SCS-71B includes the following:
- a CDS encoding sensor histidine kinase, whose protein sequence is MGTIQLNKKLLITILITIFIAIQCWFVFLTIKYPYTGIEVEKNDNNQWIISNVRIKNIESLNGIQIGDKVLQVNHEEASEHYSIQKWKIVRQFDHLLLSRNDRVFEVKASQISSYALNGLIPFMCGVFCYFQAILLMIRMPQLKSARFLSFLFFTSGLTFIAVNASTRADILAKIVVVSSTMTIPILFLQFLFVLIKEKTEVQQTPTKIFKYLYLVIILVFLFQLFDFFYTPYSYYFYIVTKNFAMIFFLLGLLINFIYLLTIYFKYRKEESYTSTLIKIIWFCLFITSAPFSLLSFLPDLLFGAHWVNPFYTVFFFFFFPTTFAYLILSKQILDIEVVIKRIIFTLVFSIIPSILIVIFISIIFDLKITIQNVVIAFICTLITLFLSLFSIKYILLKLENTIFPHKRGYQKSLDHILKKLTSITNFHDLKDQILTDIIDLFQVSGGVIVLKYKDKAETILVGKINVKEVEKLLDSTSLNEESPEYSIFQINLHQEYTSYLVLTKKKNNSKLGLEETQWMDLIISYMKVSLENIYFIRKYSFELQEKERFHISIDLHDSTLQDLLLLRRRISIYVEKSTSKEVNQELKNIVNYVDMINVGLRQNFFELNPYLIKETGLIKAVEQLVDQEKAMNNFIIKFTTKNADKIENSKMEVKQHVFRIIQELINNTKKHAEASVVNIDLRAIDHTQSLIYKDDGIGFDTNLIKSKPTELKGIGLEQIRYRVNDLNGDMKFITTRGNGVKLIINFPYN, encoded by the coding sequence ATGGGGACTATCCAGTTGAATAAAAAGCTATTAATCACAATATTAATTACAATATTTATTGCTATTCAATGTTGGTTTGTTTTTCTGACCATTAAATATCCTTATACTGGTATTGAAGTAGAAAAAAATGATAATAATCAATGGATCATTTCAAATGTACGGATTAAAAATATAGAATCTTTAAATGGTATTCAGATTGGGGATAAAGTCTTACAAGTAAATCATGAGGAGGCTAGTGAACACTATTCTATTCAAAAGTGGAAAATTGTAAGACAATTTGATCATTTGTTATTATCAAGAAATGATCGTGTTTTTGAAGTTAAAGCTAGTCAAATCTCTAGCTATGCTCTTAATGGCTTAATACCTTTTATGTGTGGTGTTTTTTGTTATTTTCAAGCTATTCTACTAATGATAAGGATGCCCCAATTAAAATCTGCAAGATTCTTGTCATTTTTATTTTTTACCAGTGGTCTGACATTTATTGCAGTTAATGCTTCTACGAGGGCAGACATACTTGCAAAAATAGTAGTTGTTTCTAGCACAATGACTATTCCTATCTTATTTTTACAGTTCTTATTTGTACTAATTAAAGAAAAAACTGAAGTACAACAAACACCCACAAAAATTTTTAAATATTTATATCTTGTTATAATATTAGTTTTTCTCTTTCAATTATTTGATTTTTTTTACACTCCATATTCATACTACTTTTATATTGTAACAAAGAACTTTGCAATGATATTTTTTTTATTAGGATTACTAATAAACTTTATATATTTGTTAACCATTTACTTTAAATATCGCAAGGAAGAGAGTTATACCTCTACATTAATTAAAATCATTTGGTTTTGTTTATTTATTACTTCAGCCCCATTTAGTTTGCTTTCATTTTTACCTGACCTACTATTTGGAGCACATTGGGTTAATCCATTTTATACAGTCTTCTTCTTCTTTTTCTTTCCTACAACATTTGCTTATCTAATTCTTTCAAAACAAATTTTAGATATTGAAGTTGTTATAAAAAGAATAATATTCACACTTGTTTTTTCTATTATACCTAGTATTTTGATCGTGATTTTCATATCAATTATATTTGACCTAAAAATTACAATACAAAATGTAGTAATAGCTTTTATTTGTACTTTAATCACCTTATTTTTATCATTGTTTTCAATAAAGTATATCCTTTTAAAGTTAGAAAACACCATATTCCCACATAAACGTGGTTATCAAAAATCATTGGATCATATTCTTAAAAAACTTACTTCTATTACAAACTTTCATGATTTAAAAGACCAAATATTAACAGATATTATCGACCTGTTTCAAGTAAGTGGAGGAGTTATTGTATTAAAATATAAGGATAAAGCTGAAACCATTCTTGTAGGTAAAATTAATGTTAAGGAAGTGGAAAAATTATTAGATTCAACTTCGTTAAATGAAGAATCTCCTGAATATTCTATATTTCAAATAAATCTACATCAAGAATATACAAGTTATTTGGTACTTACGAAGAAAAAAAACAACTCCAAACTTGGATTAGAAGAAACACAGTGGATGGATCTTATTATTTCCTATATGAAAGTTAGTTTAGAAAATATATATTTTATTAGAAAATATTCTTTTGAACTACAAGAAAAAGAAAGATTTCATATTTCTATTGACTTACATGATTCAACCTTGCAGGATTTATTATTATTACGGAGAAGAATATCTATATATGTCGAAAAAAGTACATCTAAAGAAGTAAATCAAGAACTGAAAAATATCGTTAATTATGTAGACATGATAAATGTAGGTTTAAGACAAAACTTTTTTGAGCTTAACCCTTACTTAATTAAAGAAACAGGTTTAATTAAAGCAGTTGAGCAATTAGTAGATCAAGAAAAAGCAATGAATAATTTTATTATTAAATTTACAACTAAGAATGCTGATAAAATAGAAAATAGTAAAATGGAAGTAAAACAACATGTTTTTCGTATAATTCAAGAGCTTATTAATAATACAAAAAAACATGCCGAAGCATCTGTTGTGAATATAGACCTTAGAGCGATTGATCATACACAATCTTTAATTTATAAGGATGATGGGATTGGCTTTGATACTAACCTAATAAAAAGCAAACCAACTGAATTGAAGGGAATTGGTTTGGAGCAAATTCGCTATAGAGTTAATGACTTAAATGGAGATATGAAATTTATAACAACTAGAGGAAATGGAGTAAAATTAATTATTAATTTCCCTTATAATTAA
- a CDS encoding sensor histidine kinase, with protein MKRNFLYRSLFFLFLIIQIWFLYLIIQYPNYSIFVSESEENIWSVYRIDSFTNELGLQIGDTILEIDHIAVNNYFISNNNEVLVDFKTILISRNDTELQIEVNTTSLLDIFDTLLLVSFILCYFIAFILYKNITNSPSAKMLSVIFMSLALIFISLGASSRGDILGKIINYSLLMLIPILFLHFLIKLFNEKTAIELSNRLLKYLYIFVFITFTVQFLSFPFFFTIDTTLNISRTTTMLIFLFGILANFTLLTIIYFKHKKEKTYTSTLIKTIWISLFISVFPFSFFSFLPDLLYGEQWISTTYTCWFGLLFPISFAYLLLSKKLYDIDILIRRYLFTIIISIIPSGIIVFSNELTYVNSLLSSHYIVSFIITTFILSLLLYSFEYLTTKFQRIIFPKRYHLNNALKKISQNLRSISSFHELKDITLVDIVNTMNVFGGAIIFKYNDSIETISEGDIDLNKATKMIETNEVDHDYICFEITDHEEYTSYLVLTKKKTNTVIGMEESQWINLIITYLAVNLENLYLIRKLTMKLEQLAVHIPDEKTANEFLWFRKFMFELQEKERVRIATDLHDTTMQDLFFLKRRLNCLIENKDLNHKHANEIKNIVSYVEIINVNLRQSCFELHPYLLQEAGLIHAIRKLIQLESAMNTFEIEFSVEDEYQIEERNMDFKSHIFRMIQEMITNTKKHAQATKVNISLQTMNHEIQLQFEDNGIGFNEQSNKEQDTLKSGMGMEQIKSRVLYLNGKLKVESSIGKGAKFWITLPNKEEKSA; from the coding sequence GTGAAGAGAAATTTTTTATATAGAAGTTTGTTTTTTTTATTCTTAATTATTCAAATTTGGTTTTTATATTTAATAATTCAATATCCAAATTATTCAATTTTTGTTAGTGAATCTGAAGAAAATATTTGGTCAGTATACAGAATCGATAGTTTTACTAATGAACTAGGTTTACAAATAGGTGATACTATCCTTGAAATAGATCATATAGCAGTAAATAACTATTTTATTTCTAATAACAATGAGGTTCTTGTCGATTTTAAAACCATATTAATATCTAGAAATGATACTGAATTACAAATTGAAGTTAATACCACTTCTTTATTAGATATTTTCGATACATTGTTATTGGTTAGTTTTATTCTTTGTTATTTCATTGCTTTTATCCTATATAAAAATATAACTAACTCACCTTCTGCAAAAATGCTCTCTGTAATTTTTATGTCACTTGCACTTATTTTTATTAGTTTAGGGGCTTCAAGTCGTGGAGACATTCTAGGTAAAATAATAAATTATTCATTGTTAATGTTAATACCAATTTTATTTTTACATTTCCTAATAAAATTATTTAATGAGAAAACAGCTATAGAGCTTTCCAATAGATTACTCAAATATCTATATATTTTTGTATTTATTACATTCACCGTTCAATTTTTAAGTTTCCCATTTTTTTTTACTATTGATACTACCCTCAACATAAGTAGAACTACTACAATGTTAATTTTCTTATTTGGTATTTTAGCAAATTTTACACTGCTAACTATAATTTATTTTAAACATAAAAAAGAAAAGACATATACTTCAACACTTATTAAAACGATTTGGATATCCCTTTTTATTTCAGTTTTTCCATTTAGCTTTTTCTCATTTTTACCTGATTTATTGTATGGTGAACAATGGATTAGTACAACTTATACTTGTTGGTTTGGACTATTATTTCCCATATCATTTGCTTATCTACTTTTATCAAAAAAGCTCTACGACATTGATATTTTAATACGAAGATATTTGTTCACTATTATAATCTCAATCATCCCAAGTGGAATTATAGTATTTTCTAACGAACTTACTTATGTTAATAGCCTATTAAGCTCACATTACATAGTCAGTTTTATCATTACTACTTTTATATTATCATTATTACTATACTCTTTTGAATACCTTACTACGAAATTTCAACGAATTATTTTTCCTAAGAGATATCATTTAAATAATGCACTTAAAAAAATATCACAAAATCTTAGATCCATATCTAGTTTTCATGAATTAAAAGATATTACACTCGTGGATATTGTTAACACAATGAATGTGTTTGGTGGAGCGATTATATTTAAATATAATGATTCAATTGAAACCATAAGCGAGGGAGATATCGATTTAAACAAAGCAACAAAAATGATAGAAACGAATGAAGTTGATCATGACTACATATGTTTTGAAATTACAGACCACGAGGAATACACAAGTTACTTAGTATTAACAAAGAAGAAAACAAATACAGTGATTGGAATGGAAGAAAGCCAATGGATAAACTTAATCATAACTTACTTGGCCGTTAATTTAGAAAATCTCTATTTAATACGTAAACTAACGATGAAACTAGAGCAGTTAGCCGTACATATTCCTGATGAAAAAACAGCAAATGAATTTTTATGGTTTCGTAAATTTATGTTTGAATTGCAAGAAAAAGAACGTGTACGAATAGCAACTGATCTCCATGATACTACGATGCAAGATTTATTTTTCTTAAAAAGAAGATTAAATTGTTTAATAGAAAATAAAGATTTAAATCATAAACATGCAAATGAAATTAAAAATATAGTTAGTTATGTAGAAATTATCAACGTCAACTTGCGACAAAGCTGTTTTGAGTTGCATCCTTATTTACTACAAGAAGCAGGGCTAATTCATGCTATAAGAAAGCTAATTCAACTAGAATCGGCGATGAATACATTTGAAATTGAGTTTAGTGTAGAGGACGAATACCAAATTGAAGAAAGAAATATGGATTTTAAAAGTCATATTTTTCGAATGATCCAAGAAATGATTACAAATACAAAAAAACATGCACAGGCTACAAAAGTAAATATATCTCTTCAGACGATGAATCATGAAATACAACTTCAATTTGAAGATAACGGAATCGGATTTAATGAACAATCAAATAAAGAACAAGACACTCTAAAATCAGGAATGGGAATGGAACAAATCAAAAGTCGTGTTCTATATTTAAACGGTAAATTAAAGGTTGAATCTAGTATCGGTAAAGGGGCTAAATTTTGGATTACCCTGCCAAATAAGGAGGAGAAATCAGCATGA
- a CDS encoding response regulator transcription factor: MNTNKKNVLIVDDHPLVAKATKNLLEKNEFIQVIDMAYNGKQCLEMMALHQPEIVFLDYRLPDMTGVEIAEQIRKKFPCTLIIIFSGIDITDLTNKLIELKVCGIISKESSETTIMNMVNCILDGHTMLPFSMYHQMRMMSINHNPIESKLNDDEIKIMTLIVKGATHEQVADEIHLSKRSVDNYLKKIYGKLNVKTKVQAIEKFVQMKTQNN; this comes from the coding sequence ATGAATACAAATAAAAAAAATGTTTTAATCGTAGATGACCATCCTTTAGTTGCAAAAGCTACAAAAAATTTACTAGAAAAAAATGAATTTATTCAAGTCATTGACATGGCTTATAATGGTAAACAATGTTTAGAGATGATGGCATTACATCAACCCGAAATTGTCTTTTTAGATTACCGTCTCCCTGATATGACAGGTGTTGAAATTGCCGAACAAATTAGAAAAAAATTTCCATGTACATTGATCATCATTTTCTCTGGAATCGATATTACGGATCTCACTAATAAATTAATTGAATTAAAAGTATGTGGGATTATATCTAAAGAATCAAGTGAAACCACAATTATGAATATGGTTAATTGTATTTTAGACGGGCATACGATGTTGCCTTTTTCTATGTACCATCAAATGAGGATGATGAGTATAAACCATAATCCTATTGAAAGCAAATTAAATGATGATGAGATTAAAATTATGACCCTTATAGTTAAAGGGGCTACACATGAACAAGTTGCAGATGAAATCCATCTTAGTAAACGTTCTGTAGATAATTATTTAAAAAAAATATATGGAAAGTTAAATGTGAAGACAAAAGTTCAAGCAATAGAAAAATTCGTTCAAATGAAAACACAGAACAATTAA
- a CDS encoding polyprenyl synthetase family protein, translating into MLTEIHKEMNKMISQYDHVSELKDLVLSFIKEQTKYDLHWSKLTLYSHRMFGGKSDHIYKVAAITEMIFLASDILDDIQDQDHLTKPWMQYPKDYMFNIILTIVLSSIAELNTIFEDKPTALSISKVNQLITQSIQGQQLDIQNTISTEEEYFFMLEKKSSSLIRLACYLGYSSTEKNYESNFTKLDELASISGIIHQLENDINDIFITDHKNDLLHRKKTLPVLYLLKHNDEFPIFKQYYEGEVTKEEFLTKKDEINQIIKDSGCIEYARVIQTLYIHKFDEVFETLDAVSPWKERFRDLVYTEK; encoded by the coding sequence ATGCTAACAGAAATACATAAAGAAATGAACAAGATGATTTCTCAATATGATCATGTATCAGAATTAAAAGATTTAGTGTTATCATTCATAAAAGAACAAACTAAATATGATCTGCATTGGTCAAAACTGACCCTATATAGTCACAGAATGTTTGGTGGAAAGTCTGATCATATTTATAAAGTGGCTGCTATTACAGAAATGATATTTTTAGCCTCAGATATTTTAGATGATATTCAAGATCAAGATCATTTAACTAAACCATGGATGCAATATCCTAAGGATTACATGTTTAATATCATATTAACAATTGTGTTGAGTTCAATTGCAGAACTAAATACAATATTTGAGGACAAACCTACAGCTTTGTCAATTAGTAAAGTCAATCAACTTATTACTCAATCTATTCAAGGTCAACAATTAGATATCCAAAACACTATATCTACCGAAGAAGAATATTTCTTTATGCTTGAGAAAAAATCCAGCTCATTAATTAGATTGGCTTGTTACTTGGGTTATTCATCTACTGAAAAAAATTACGAATCAAATTTTACAAAATTAGATGAATTAGCATCAATCTCTGGTATTATCCATCAGTTAGAAAACGATATAAACGATATATTTATAACAGATCATAAAAACGATTTACTACATAGAAAAAAAACACTACCGGTATTATATTTGTTAAAACATAACGATGAATTTCCAATTTTCAAACAATATTATGAAGGTGAGGTAACTAAAGAAGAATTCCTTACAAAAAAAGACGAGATCAATCAGATCATTAAAGACTCGGGATGCATTGAATACGCTAGAGTAATACAAACGCTTTATATTCATAAATTCGATGAGGTGTTTGAAACACTAGATGCTGTTTCCCCATGGAAGGAAAGATTTAGGGATTTGGTTTATACTGAAAAATAA
- a CDS encoding SDR family oxidoreductase: protein MTKQIAVITGTSTGLGLALTEKLANEGWKVYATMRNLEKGQSVRDLQQSGLSIELLQLDVQSQESVDQAIQKVIDQEGQIDLLVNNAGIGYIKTTEQSTEKEYINVFDINTFGAIRCTKAVLPYMRERKQGKVVAISSVGGLVGQPLNEIYCATKFALEGYYESLATYVTPYFGVEFMIVEPGGISSEFANSVLEGMASNGGFYKDDFEPVVNDYMGTRTDRSDNIYQTPSEVAEVVLAQFNTNPLPLRIRTSEWAERFCQYKTKEDPTGLIQTKEVVKQMLGK from the coding sequence ATGACAAAACAAATTGCAGTAATTACAGGAACATCTACAGGTCTCGGTCTGGCATTAACAGAAAAATTAGCAAATGAAGGCTGGAAGGTCTATGCGACAATGAGAAATTTAGAAAAAGGGCAATCTGTTCGAGATTTGCAACAATCAGGTTTAAGTATTGAATTATTGCAGTTAGATGTACAGTCACAAGAATCAGTTGATCAAGCCATTCAAAAGGTAATAGATCAAGAAGGACAAATTGACTTATTAGTGAATAATGCGGGAATTGGTTATATTAAAACAACCGAACAATCTACTGAAAAAGAATATATCAATGTATTTGATATTAATACGTTTGGTGCAATTCGCTGTACAAAAGCTGTTCTTCCATACATGCGTGAGAGAAAACAGGGAAAAGTTGTAGCAATTTCATCAGTAGGTGGTTTAGTGGGACAACCATTAAATGAAATTTACTGTGCAACGAAGTTTGCTTTGGAAGGTTACTATGAGAGCCTAGCTACTTATGTAACTCCGTATTTCGGAGTGGAGTTCATGATTGTTGAACCTGGTGGAATTTCATCTGAATTCGCAAATAGTGTTCTTGAGGGTATGGCTAGTAACGGTGGTTTCTATAAGGATGATTTTGAACCAGTTGTAAATGATTATATGGGAACAAGAACAGATCGATCAGATAATATTTATCAAACACCTTCAGAAGTTGCAGAAGTCGTCCTAGCTCAATTTAATACGAATCCACTTCCTCTAAGGATTAGAACATCAGAGTGGGCCGAACGTTTTTGCCAGTATAAAACAAAAGAAGATCCAACGGGTTTGATTCAAACAAAAGAAGTTGTAAAACAAATGTTGGGAAAATAA
- the tadA gene encoding tRNA adenosine(34) deaminase TadA — MLINTDHHHHFMLEAIKEAKIAESKNEVPIGAVVVWKNKIIGRGHNLRETSFDSTAHAEMIAIREASDYLQAWRLLDCSLYVTLEPCAMCAGAIVQSRVKQVIYGASDPKAGCAGTLMNLLQEDRFNHQTEVVTGVLQEECSDLLKKFFKRLRK; from the coding sequence ATGTTAATAAATACAGATCATCATCATCATTTTATGTTAGAGGCAATCAAAGAAGCAAAAATTGCTGAATCCAAAAATGAAGTCCCTATTGGAGCCGTAGTGGTGTGGAAAAATAAAATTATTGGCAGAGGACATAACTTAAGAGAAACAAGCTTTGATTCCACTGCTCACGCTGAAATGATAGCCATTAGAGAAGCAAGTGATTATTTGCAAGCTTGGCGATTATTAGATTGTTCCCTATATGTTACATTAGAGCCTTGTGCGATGTGCGCGGGTGCGATAGTACAATCCAGAGTGAAACAAGTTATATATGGTGCCTCCGATCCAAAAGCGGGTTGTGCTGGTACTTTAATGAATCTACTGCAAGAAGACCGTTTTAATCACCAAACAGAAGTCGTTACAGGTGTGTTGCAAGAAGAGTGCAGTGATTTATTAAAAAAGTTCTTTAAGAGATTAAGAAAATAA
- a CDS encoding SAM-dependent methyltransferase — translation MSIQNNISSIEIKDTKQIIMTIKPEFSDIGLQEFKSADPEGSLIKWFDQGIGLIQLSVGFNRLTEHFRFQKPIYIQHMSPVHKEVQLTQTEEDLQVIHKHVSQISSLLDKNKSFSVQTRLIDPSMERPYKRFDVNKFVSTKVQEMGYTLHIQKPEQIISIAFYESQVYIGISTSEANLSDWSGGQHRFAQEEGQISRAEFKLLEAMDVFDIHFPENCVALDLGAAPGGWTRVLLQRNAKVYAVDPANLDRSLKKHPKVKHFKETAQVFFTRDESTKFDVVVNDMKMDTFESVELMGEAKKLLKSNSLMILTLKLPKKNMKKRVDQAISTLEKWFEIKGVKQLFHNRSEVTVYMKNKS, via the coding sequence ATGAGCATACAAAACAATATTTCAAGCATAGAAATAAAAGATACAAAACAAATAATCATGACAATCAAACCTGAATTTAGTGATATTGGATTACAGGAGTTTAAATCAGCAGACCCCGAGGGGAGTCTTATCAAATGGTTTGATCAAGGAATCGGGCTTATTCAATTGAGTGTAGGTTTTAACAGGTTGACAGAGCATTTTCGTTTTCAAAAGCCGATTTATATTCAGCACATGTCTCCAGTACATAAAGAGGTACAGTTAACTCAAACTGAAGAGGATTTGCAAGTTATACATAAACATGTGAGTCAAATCTCCTCCCTATTAGATAAGAATAAAAGCTTTTCTGTTCAAACACGTTTGATTGATCCTTCAATGGAACGACCTTACAAAAGGTTCGATGTGAACAAATTTGTTTCTACAAAGGTTCAAGAAATGGGTTATACATTACATATTCAAAAACCTGAGCAGATTATTTCTATCGCATTTTATGAATCACAAGTCTATATAGGAATTTCAACATCTGAAGCAAATTTAAGTGATTGGTCAGGTGGACAACATCGGTTTGCACAAGAAGAAGGTCAAATATCTAGAGCTGAATTTAAGTTGCTTGAAGCAATGGATGTATTTGATATTCATTTCCCTGAGAACTGTGTAGCACTTGATTTGGGAGCGGCACCTGGGGGATGGACACGGGTATTGTTGCAACGTAATGCTAAGGTATATGCTGTAGATCCAGCTAATCTCGATCGATCTTTGAAAAAACATCCGAAAGTAAAACATTTTAAAGAAACAGCGCAAGTCTTTTTCACTCGCGATGAAAGCACTAAATTTGATGTGGTCGTGAATGACATGAAAATGGACACCTTTGAGTCGGTAGAATTAATGGGAGAAGCCAAAAAGCTACTAAAATCAAATAGCTTGATGATTTTGACATTAAAATTACCCAAAAAAAACATGAAAAAAAGGGTAGATCAAGCTATATCTACGCTAGAAAAATGGTTTGAAATTAAAGGTGTAAAACAATTGTTCCATAATCGTTCTGAAGTTACTGTATATATGAAAAATAAATCATAA
- a CDS encoding LCP family protein, which yields MLKKSLLIGASIFLVVFISILYRVNTSLNDTEITVPEFDQIVKPTEESTITTTSNKEEEKEKPEDFYALLIGIDFRVDPFTLNTDSIIVAHIIPQNKSVKLVSIPRDTRVKFDGQLLKLTSYRDYNPEYVKINSTFSDGYQHTYINSKKDPSILSGERITVNHAKLPEEYISSGMVVLRDEVEQLLDIEIDYSFLVNFQTVVSLVDAVGGIDIYVDRDMQYDDSVDNTSIHLSQGQQILNGQNALNFARFRQDNRGEAFYSSDFDRSRRQQEVIQATLDKIASWENINQVFDLLDIVTENFKTDMNKTKMLKLVKDFYGISSDSIITVPFEGSWQNPYVVIKDEELDKLQNDFKSIEIMSKNSDLASQ from the coding sequence ATGTTAAAAAAGAGTCTGCTAATAGGAGCTAGTATTTTTTTAGTTGTTTTTATAAGTATTTTGTACAGGGTGAATACAAGTTTAAATGATACTGAAATTACTGTTCCAGAATTTGATCAAATTGTTAAACCAACAGAAGAGTCCACAATAACAACTACGTCAAACAAAGAAGAAGAAAAAGAAAAACCAGAGGATTTTTATGCTCTTTTAATAGGAATTGATTTTCGTGTAGATCCTTTTACATTAAATACAGATTCCATTATTGTTGCTCATATAATTCCTCAAAATAAATCAGTAAAACTAGTTTCAATCCCAAGAGATACAAGAGTTAAATTTGATGGTCAACTTTTAAAACTTACTTCATATAGAGATTACAACCCTGAGTATGTTAAAATAAATTCCACTTTTAGCGATGGATATCAACATACTTATATTAATAGTAAAAAAGACCCATCTATTTTATCTGGCGAAAGAATTACTGTAAATCATGCCAAACTTCCAGAAGAATACATAAGTTCAGGAATGGTTGTGTTAAGAGATGAAGTGGAGCAATTACTAGATATTGAAATTGATTATTCTTTTTTAGTTAATTTCCAAACGGTTGTTTCTTTAGTGGATGCAGTAGGCGGGATAGATATTTATGTAGATCGTGATATGCAATATGACGACTCTGTAGATAATACAAGTATTCATCTTAGCCAAGGACAACAAATATTAAATGGCCAAAATGCACTTAACTTTGCAAGATTTCGCCAAGATAATCGGGGAGAAGCTTTTTATTCCAGTGATTTTGATCGGAGCAGAAGACAACAGGAGGTCATTCAAGCAACGTTAGACAAAATTGCAAGCTGGGAAAATATCAATCAAGTTTTTGATTTATTAGATATTGTTACTGAAAATTTTAAAACAGATATGAACAAAACTAAAATGTTAAAGCTAGTAAAAGATTTTTATGGTATATCTAGTGATTCCATTATCACAGTACCTTTTGAAGGTAGTTGGCAAAATCCTTATGTAGTTATTAAAGATGAGGAGCTAGATAAGCTACAAAATGACTTTAAATCAATAGAAATAATGAGCAAAAACTCAGATTTAGCTTCACAATAA
- a CDS encoding small acid-soluble spore protein P: MSNERLTPENPHQYTERKLDQVKDAKGEALSGSKKAKNKNHSRANHGEGFGGV, encoded by the coding sequence ATGTCTAATGAACGTTTAACACCAGAGAATCCACACCAATATACAGAGCGTAAATTAGATCAAGTAAAGGATGCAAAGGGTGAAGCCTTATCTGGTTCAAAAAAAGCAAAAAATAAAAATCATTCCAGAGCTAATCACGGAGAAGGATTTGGAGGAGTTTAA